The genomic interval TGCTGGCAGGACGAGAGGGGAGTGCAGCTGTCTAGGTAGGAGGGGTCCTGAAAGGGGCACACAGGCCAGAAGATTCAAGAGGTATGAGCAGAGGCCTGGGGGAGTGGGTGCTGAGGGCCTCCGGGGTAGCCCGGCCTCTGGCCTAGACATGCGGAGGCACGCTGgcaggcctgggggctgggagaggccAAGTGCTCAGGTGGCCTTGGCCCGGAAGCCCAGCTGCCCCGACCTCCACTGTGTTCCTCACCTAACCTGCATCCCAGGGTGGGGGTACCCAGGACTCTGAGCCCTGGCCACCTGCACGGGGCTGGTGGGGTCCAGCCACAGGCCCTGCCCAGAGCCCCCCACTCACGCTTCCACTCGTCCAGCATGCGGTCCACGTCATCAAAGGATTCATCGTACTTTTGGGCCTTGGGCTCGTCCTCGGTGTCGTGCAGCGACTCGAAGTAGGGGTGGGTCAGCGCCTTGGCCGCCGTCACCCGCCGCTCCGCATCCAGCACCAGCATTTTCTCCAGGAGGTTCACGGCTGGGGGAAGGGCAGATCAGGCCAGGCCGAGGGGAGGGTCCCAGGCCCCAGTACCCATGTCACTGACCCCATGCCCACCGCAGTCCCACCCTACCCAGAGGGCTCGCGTTGGTCAGGATGGAGGCAAAATCCTTTTTCTGTAGCTCAGGGAGGCCCTTCATGTAGTTCTGAGCCTGTGTGGGAAGAAAGGGTGAGGCGCCGGCCCCCAGGCCCAGACCCAGGCCTCCAGCTCACGCCCGGCTCCCGACTGACCTCGGCACTCTGCAGCCTCTGCACGAACTCAGGGGGAGGCGTCCCCGTCACCTTCATGATCTCCTTCAGCTGGTCTAGGTCTTGGCTGAGGTCAGGAGCACAGTGCAGGGCCAGAGAGCAGAGCTCACCTACCCACCCAGCCTGGGCAGTGTGCCTGGCCTGCTCCCCGCAGGTGTAGGGCAAGCCTCCCCCGCACCCGGCTCCAGGTGTAGGATACGGTCGCTGCCTTTGAAGAGCGTCTTCCCTGTGATCATCTCAGCCATGATGCAGCCCACTGACCAGATGTCCACTGAGACAGAAGCCCCTCCATCAGGGCcctgtgggctggggaggggggcacacACAGACGCGGGAGTGGGGGCAGTGGAGGGGGGCATGGGCCCAGGAGCCATCGAGCCTACCACGCCCTGCCCAGCCCCGGCCCAGCTCAGCAGCCTCCCCGCAGAGCAGCTCGGGCAGGGGGGGGCTAGGAAGCTGGTGCCGCGGGGCCGCATCTCCGGGCAGCTCCTCACCCGTCTGTGTGTAGTGCATCCAATTCAAGATGACCTCAGGCGCCCGGTACCACCGGGTCACCACGTATCCAGTCATCTCGCTATCTGCCTGCCGGGCCAGGCCAAAGTCCAGGATCTACAGCCAGAATCAGAAGGTGGGGCAAAGCAGTCCCTGGGGAGTGGGTGGGCCAGCCGTGGTCCAGAAGACCCCAAGGGGACTGGGCACACCGGGGCCTCGTGCCAACCCTCTGGGGCCCGAGGTCGCAGCCAGGTACCCCTAAGCCTCCCTGTGGGTTCCTCCCCACAGCCAGTGCACCCAGCCCAACCGACCATGCCTGCCCCTGACCCTTAGAACAGGCACCCCAGGGGGCTCTCCCGCCCCTGCTCCTCCACTCCCTGCGAACCGCCGGGCCCTAGCCAGCGATTTTGGGAAGGCCTGCTCAGCCCTGCCCTGACTCAGGTACGGGGAGCTGGGGACACCACCTGCCCTTCCCCTCAAGCAGGTATGGGAGTGTGCCCCGTGCCACCTCACCCAGTGCCTCCCCAGGGCCCATCTGCCCATCAGCTGCTCGGCCACTGCCTGGATGGCTGTGGTCTGTCCCTCCGCCTGGGCCTGGGCCAGTCCACCTCCAGGCCTGAGGGCCAAGGGGCCAGCGGGCCGATGGGCAGGTGTTGGGGGGGCCCCGAGCCCCcaaccccacacacaccttcagCTCACAGTCCTCGTTCACGGCCAGGTTGCCAGGCTTCAGGTCCTGGGAACAGAAGAAAGGTGGCCGTGCAGCCCCGCCCGCCAGGGCGCAAGCGCCCGGGCCCGGGCAGCTACTGAATGTGCGAGCATCGGGCTAGGCCGGGCCACCCCGCAGCCCTTCCAGGAAGGGTGGAGGTGCACAGCCCCCAGGCTGTGTGCAGGCAGGGTGCCCCCTCGCGGGTGAGACAGGAAGCTCCAAAGGTGGAGCCCCTCGCGCGCCCACAGCCAGGGGAAGCGCCCACCGTGGCCAGGACTCACCCTGTGGATGATGCCAGCAGCGTGGATGTACTGTGGGGACACAGAGGGGTCAGCAGCGGTCAGTGCGCAGGAACGTCAGAGCCCCGGCCCTGCCTAGGGGGACCCCACCCACTCTGGCGGCCCCCCCACGTCCCCACCTTCAGCCCCTTGAGCATCTGGTAGACGAGGAACTGGATCCGGTCCTCACTCAGCTTCTCGTGCTTCATGAGCTTCCCCAGGTCGGTGCCCATGAACGGCATCACCAGGTAACTGCGGGGTCAGGGAGGGGCCAGACAGCCGGGGTCACGCCCGTGGGCCTGGGCTCAGGCCCTGGAAGACCCTGTCACCCCGCAGCACCCGGTCCCCACCTCCCACAGCACTGCACTGGGCTCTACCCTCCGACCACCCACCGGGCCCTGCGATGCCAGGCAGGTCGGACTGTGCTTTGGGGACTCCTGAAGGGTGGCCTAGGGGCTGGGAGACAAAGGCTCAtaggcaggggagggggcgagagaaaggagggaagtgCCTGCGGGCAGGGGTGTGACAGCAGGACATCTGGGTCAGAGGGGCAGGCTGGGCAGGTGGACGGAGACACAGGGAGGGATGCTTAGCACCCCGCCAGGACACCCTGCCAGCACGAGTCCTTGACCTCTGCCAGGTCAGGCAACGAGGAGCCTGTCCTGCCCCGCCCTTCCCGGGCCAGGCCCCTGGCTCTCGGCCAACAGCAGTGTGAGGCCAGGGGTGGCCACCCGGGCAGGCGCAGGGCAGCACTGGGTCCCCCCTGCCCGCCAGCAAAGGTCAGCAGCTCCAGTTACAGGCCACACCCTTAGCGCCAAGCTTCCAGAGCACGGGACCCACTAACAAACGCTCAGGTACAAGGCTCACacctccagcactggaggaggagGCCCAGATCCACCCAGTGGTACCAGCACCGTGGGTCCCCGGGGCATGCGGCAGGGGGTGGACGGTGGTGTGGTGAGCAGGTGGGCAGTGTGCACCTGACCCCCATCCAGGCTGCAAGGCAAGGCCTGCCTCAAGCGGCCCACCTGCCAACCCCACACCTGAAGCAGACACCCAAGAGCCACCCGACACCACCTGCTCTGCCCGGCCAGCCCCAGGCCGGCACTCACAAGTCTGTGAAATCATCCAGGGTCTCATTGGGTGTGAACACATCCAGCAGCCCAATTACCTGGGGAGGAGGCCACAGCACCAGGTGGGCTGGGGACACAGATACAGCGGAGGGCACACCCTGCTCTGGGCAGGAAAGGCCCCTGCAGCTGTCCTGGTCTCCCCCCGCTGCCCACagggcccagctctgcccactgGCAGCTCAACCCTGCCCTGGCACACATGCCCATAAACAAGGGCTATTTTTGGATGGTGACAGCCGGGATactttgggggaggggcagccccAAGTCTGGGTCAGCTCCCAGCCATCCAAGGAGCTCCAGCCCCTTGGCCCTTCCTCCCACTCTTCCTATCCCCACTGAAGACCCAGGAACAGTGTGGGGACAGCCAGTATCTAGCAGGCCCTTCCAGGGGCCATGCCTCTGCCAGAGAAATCCAGGCAGGCAGCACTATGACCAAACCGACAGCCAGACCCGGCCCCGCAGCCCTCTGGTCGGGGGTGATGGACAGCAGACAGGTAATGTGACAACTGGCACCTGGGGCTTCTGGTGACAGGGCCTCCAGGGACCCCAGGAGGCCTGCACATCAGAGTGGCTGGAGGGACAGGTGGATGTGCTGGCAGGGGGACACCTGGCAGAGGTCATGCGAATGGTGGCCGGGCAGGAGGCAGAACACTCGGAGCGCTTGAGGAATACGGGGAGAGAGGCCAGGTGGCCGAGGACCAGGCCAGGGAGCAGCCAAAAAGAAGCCGAAGAAAACCCAAGCACGCCCTCGACACCAGGTGAAGGCTTGCTTTAATCCTAGGAGCCACAGCGGAAGAGTTTAAATCGGTGTGATGCTGAATGTGTCCCCTGGCTGCTATACGGAGACAAACCGGAGTGAGGTGAGAGTGGACACTAGGTGGAGGGACAGCTAGATGACCAACGCAGCCACCAGGGCCAGAGACGTGGGCGGGCGGGAGGAGGGAACAGTGGGACGTCCAGAGAGGGGCCTGGAGGCAGGTGAGGCCCGGGCATCGGGAGGAGGATTTAGCAAGAATCCCGGAAGTTAAACGGGGTCCACCAGGTTGGTGGAGGCTTCTGGGCCTCCGCAGCGCAGAGGGCGGCCtggactggggggagggggaggaggcctGAAGCGGGCACAGAAGGGGCAGGACTGGGACCTCAGCCTCCCAGAGCCTACTTCCTCCAGAAAAAGGGGTTTGTGAAAGGCAGCGCTGGAGGGAGGCGGCGGCACCCGGACGCTGAGGGGCTGCTGAGGCTCAGGAGGCGGAGTGGGgtcaggagaggggctggaggaggggggtcGGGTGGGGCGGCAGGGGGATGCCCGCGAGAGAAGCTAAGTGCCGCTTCCAGGAAAACCGCTCCTCCCACTTGAGGTCCCCTCTCACCTCGGGGCTCCTGGCTGGAGGCAGGGTTTGGAGTGAGACCTGGAGGATCCCCTCGGCCTGGGCAAGTGGCCGTCCCCTGACCAGACCCTGGGCCGAGGAGCCAGATGCGGCTCCGGGAAGACGCCAAAGAGCTAAGTCCTTCCCGGGACTGGCCCAGGCGGAGCGGACTAGACCCCGGGGAAGCAGCTCTCTTAGCACGAGGCGGGGCTCGGCCCTCACCACTGTGACCCCCACCCCCGGGGACACTGCCTGACCCCTCGCCTCCGCCCGCCCCGCCACCCAGGGGAGCAAGCCCAGGGGCTGGGTAGAAGGGACCGGGTCTTCGGGGCAGgatttggggggaggagggagatgagcagaggtgaggtgatggaCGCCGGGCCCGGAGCTGGGGGCTGCGCGACTCACGTTCTCATGGCGCATGTGCTTGAGCAGGCGCAGCTCGCGGTAGGCGCGCTTGGCGAACAGCTCGGACTGGAAGGGCCGGTACAGCTTCTTTATGGCCACCTTGGCGCCCGTGCGGCTGTCCACCGCCGAGCTGCGGGGCGCACCGCTTAGCGGGAGGCCCGGGCCACCCCGCCCCCGGCCACCCCGCCCGGCCTGTGCTCACCACACGGCGCCATAGGCGCCCGAGCCCACGGGCTGCAGGTCCTGGTACACGGCGCGCACCTCCCAGGCCGTCTTGGTCACCTCTTGGCGGTAAAAGCCCTTGCGGGCTAGCTGCGGAGAGCTCATGGCTGGCCGGGCACCGCCCCCGCCGCGGACCCCGCGGGCGCTTCGCCTCGAGGGCCGGGGACCCGGGATCCGTGAGACGACCTGGCGCGCACCCCGGGCCACCGCGCGGGCAGAGCCGGCTCCGCGCCGCCGCCGTGGCACCCTGCTGCCGGCTTTCGCGTCCGGGCTCTCCGGAGCCGCCGACCCCGGCCCGAGCCCAGCCCCCGCCCGGGTAGCGCGCGGCCCCTCCCCTGCGGGCGGACCAACCGGCCCCCGGGCCGCGCGCACGTGACGCCCCTTCCGCCCTTCGGCCCCTCCGGAAACTTGAGGCGGCGGCCGCCGCCGGGGAGGCcgaaggctgggggaggggagcgccGCCCCGCAGCTCTGTCCCAGCCTAGACCCAGACGCGGCGCCCGAGACCCCGGCCCGCCTCCGCACTCCGCACTCGGGATGAACTACGCGGACCCGAGTGGAGGCTGTGTCAGCGGGGCGCCGTGGGGCTCGCGCCTCCTCCTCACGACCGCGCCCCCAGGGCGCTGGCCCGTCCTGGCAGCCTGAGCTTGTCCACTGCTACCCCCAACCGCAAACCACTGTCCACCAGCCCCGCCCACTTCCAACTCCCCGCCCCCAGGACGCCCTCACCCTGGGGCTGACCCATCCACCCCCCAGTACGGGGTTCCCCGGCCCCTATCTTGCCTCCATCCCCCTCTCCCAGTGAAGAAGTTGATTCTGTCTCCCAAactcaggctgcctcccaagCCGGAAGCAGAGAGGGTGGGCTTTGTAGGTCCCCCTGGGCCCCTGTGCTCTGAAGGCTGCTCCTCGCTGCCCCCGTCTGGGTGGAGACTGCTCCAGAGATTTGCTCGTCCCTCTGCCTGTCCCACCCCTGCCCAGCGGAGGCCCTCAGGTTTGCTCTTCAAAGCCCAGCCCGAGCCTCTCCACTCTCTCCAGGGAGGTGTGCCTGACCCCAGGGGTGAAGGGGGGCCCTACTGGGGCTCTCTCGGTGGGTGCCCCCTTACCCTTAGGTGGGGGCATCATCATTTCATGGGTCTGGCCCCATCCTGGACCAGATGCCACTGGACGACAGAGCCCCCAGCCCCGTGGCCCAGACCTGAGAGTGGGGTAATAAGATCCCCAGggccccctgccccgccctctGTGCCCTGTGCCATGAATCAGCAGCTCAGCAGCTCCGGCCTGGCCAGAGCAGCTTTACAGCTGGGCTGCGCGGTGATCTGATCGGGGTGCTGAGGAGTTGCAGGCTTGTCAGTGGGGGCAGCCTGCTGTCACTGGAGCCACAACCACCCATCCCCGTGCCCTTCATGCCCTGGGCTGCCTGTGGCACTCCACctgtctcctccaggaagccccctgCTGGCCTCCTTACTCCCTGTGATGGGGTCCAGGGGTCCAGAAGGGTCCTGCATCAGGCCAGACTCCCAGATGGGGCATGTCCCAGTTCTGCTcccatccccgcccccccccacagGACTTGGCCCAGCCTGGTCTCCAGGGGTTCTCCGAGACCTGAGGACCAGCACCCACACTGACCAGGCCTCTGCAGGCCCAGCTCCCAGatgatccccacccccacccccagggcctagGGCAAAGGCATAGAAGGTCCCTATCCTGGGGCTACCCTGCCTTCCCAGCCTGAGCTGCAGTGAGCAGCAGGggctggtagctcagtgtgtgtCCCGAAGGCTGAAGCAGCCCTCTTTCCCCTtaacaaggaaggaaaggaaagctgTCTCCCTGACCCTGGGGAAGGGCAGGCCTTTGCTCCCAGAGACCTCAACAGCCCCCACCCGTGTCCTCCCTGACCACTGAGTGAAGGGGCAGGTCTGGATCTGGGCCAGATCCTGCCCAATGAACCTCTGAGGGCAGCGGGTTGATTGCTGGTGGACATCACGCCCTGTCCAACTCAGATCCCACTGGCCCTCAGGGAGCAGGGAGGGTGAAGATGGCTGCTCTGACCAGGGACCAGGGGGATATGGCCACCCTCTCCAGGCAGTGGGGGCAGCGAGGGAGCAGGACCTAGAGCCGGAGACACAAGCCGAGTGAGAGGGGAACTTTATTGCGAAACCCTGGGGCAGGCACTTGGCATTCAGACCTCCCTGGTCCTGCAAGGTGAGAGGTCACCACCTGACAGACGCCCCTTGACGGAGGACCCACACCTCCCACACGCCTGGAGCAGGGCCCTGTCCCAGAGGTCGCTAGGTCAGCTCCACTCTGGAAGGCGGGAAGAGGACAAGGGCTGACCCACAGACTTGAGCACCCCAGCGCCGGGCTGCAGGGCCAGAGGGTGGGCAGAGGTAGAGTGGGCAGAGATTTCTTCATCAGCTCTGGCCAAGGTCCAGGATCCGGGTCCACATCGGCATCTGTGTCCTCAAGGCTGGAGGCCCCCATGCCTGCCAGCCCCCCAGCTGGCACGGTGCCCTCATGCCTCAGAACCCTGCTGCAGCCCTCACACCCAAGGAGCAGGGGGCTTTTGCTCACATGGCTGCCCACGGCCACCTGAGCCCGTTGCATGCTGCCCAGCAGGATCTCAGCAatgccccctccccgcccacacCAGGaactgaggggaggggaggcaagaGTAGAGCCACCCCAACTTGGGCCTCCTGCTGGTCATGGCCACTGGCCCTCAGGTGCCCTCAGGTTCACATGCGCCTGCATCTGCTTTGACATGTGAATTCCAGgagcatatatgtgccacacagcATAGGTGAACACATGGCTCCAGGCAGCTGTCCCCACTCTGCCACCCCCATGGAAGATCCTTTGAGTCTCAGCACTTTCCAGGGTAGCCCCCCACTTCCAGGCTGAGCAGCTCTGACCATCGAGACCCCTTCCTTTGTCTCCAGGAGGCTCCGGCCCCAAGGCACCACCCCCCACAGACAGCCCTCTGCGAGCCAGGAGATCTGGAAACAGACACACTCCCCAGGGGGGAGCTCTTATGGCACCCAGGTCCCCCATAGCGAGGTCCCAATAGAGACCCAGGTTGCTGGGAGGGGGTAGGAGGACCAAGGAAGTCCAGGATGCTCTATCCAGACTCCTACACCCATGGCTCACACACGTGCAGGCTTCCCACAAGGAGCGGCGTGTAGACAAGGGTCCCAGGCCAGGGGTGGGCGCTGCTGGCCGCAGTGGTGTTGGGAGGTGCCCCTCGTGGAAGTCTGGCAGGCCGAGGAGGGAGGGCAGGCGGGCTCAGGCCCCTCCTCGGGTCCGAGTGCAGCTGGCGAGCCGCATTCCCCTCACTGCTTAACGTCCAGGCTGCCAGGCGGCTGCGGTGGCTCTGGGGGCTTGAAGCTGAGGACTTCCTGGTAGGTGAGCTCTGcgaggggagggtgaagggtgaGCTCAGGCCTTCAGCAGCCCAGGCCCACCACCCTCTGAGAGCAGCCTCGGCCCATGGGCCCCTTCCTGGGCCTGCCCCGTGCTGCCCCCAAGCCTCTGCTGGACACACCCAACCCCAGCTCTACCTGCCCCCCCTAGAGCGGGGCTGGGGGGCCGTGTTGTTGCCTCGCTCAGACCACTCTCAAGAGGAACTGGAGCACTTTCTGCAGAAAACAGGCAGCGCCCAGCCTCTGGGGGATGCAGCCCTCAGGCCCACCCTTCCACTCCTCCACCGTGCGCTCCTTGGCCTCAACGCTTTCGTCGTAGGGCTCGGCCTCGGGCTCATCCTCGGGGTCGTGGTACTGGCTGAAGTAGGCGTGGGCCAGGGCCTCGGCTGCACTGACCCTCTGGTCGCTGTCCAGTACCAGCATCCGTCCCAGGAGGTCCACAGCTGCCGAGGGGCGGGGTGCGGGGGTGGTCAGCTCCACAGCCAGGGCTAGACGTGGAGCCCAGCCCGGACCTAGGCCCCATCCTCACCCAGGGGGTTAGCTCCACGGAAGAGGCTCCTGAGGTCCTTCTGGGGCATGTGGGGCAGGGACTGGATGTAGGTCCGGGCCTAGGAGCACAGCGCAAGGGCCTGAGGGGGCTGTTCAACGCCCGCCTCCCGTGGCCCTAAGCCCGGCAGAGGCTTGCCAGGAGAAGCCCCCAGACTCAGTCACTCCAGCAGGCCTGGGCAAGGGCACACGCGGACCGGAGACCTCCCCACTCTGGATGTGGCGGCTCCAGCACCTTGCCTGCCCCTACGTGCCTGCAGGTCACAGGCCTGGTGCCACTCCACTGTGCATGGCCGGGACACTGCAGGCGCCAAGGTTTTACCCTCACCGTCCCTCATGCCCGGAATGTCTCCGCAGTTCACCTGTTTCCCCCTGAAGGGGTCAGCGCCTGCCTTGGGGTCTATTCCACTGTGACCCATGCTCCCCCCGTGGTGCCCCATCTATTCCCACAGCGCCCCTTCCTCCAGAGTGCGGGCGGGGGAGTGGTTGGTCAGCAGAGGGGGCTGGTGACCGATGACTCACATGTTCTGAGGATATCTTTGCCAGAACCTCAGGGCTGGGTGTGCCCACCACCTCCATGATGCGCTTCAGCTGGTCGATGTCTGCCTGGCTCAGGAAATGCCCAACGGCCAAGCATGGACTCTCCCCGGGACCCCAAACCCCAGACGTTGGGTCACTGCCCAGAACCTGCTCTCCTGCCGCTGGGGACAGTGAGCCCAAGGTGGCACGGAGTGGGGCAGAGCCCACCCCCCTCGACCCCCACCGCGCAGCAGCAGACCCTGGCTCACCCCTAACCTGCGCCAAGGATACAGTCATTTCCTGGGAAGAGGGCCTTTCCCTGGAGCAGCTCGGCCATGATGCAGCCCACAGACCAGATGTCCACTGTGGGAGGAGGCGCCTCCATCAGTCTGCCCACCCCAAGTCCCTCCTCAGAGAGCCGGGGGTTGGCTGCACTGCGCCAGCCCAGTGGCCCTGCGCTCACGCTCAGGCCCAAAGCCAGCAGCCCCTCCTCTCCAGACACAACCCTGGGCCGGGGGAAGCGTCAGCCCAGGACCCACCGTGCTCTGCCTTTCTGAAGGTCTGTTTGTGAACGCAGGTCCCACACCTGGCCTGCCCCCCGGGGTCCTTGGCCTCTGGGCCccggccccaccccctccccaggcccgccGGCCCCACGGGGCGGCCCCACGCGGGCTGACGTCACCTGTCTGGTTGTAGTGCATCCAGTTCAGCATGATCTCAGGGGCCCGGTACCAGCGCGTGGCCACGTAGCCAGTCATCTCCTCGTCCGCCTGGCGCGCGAGCCCGAAGTCCAGGATCTAGAGGCACCCCCAGGCTTGTCAGCGCCTCCGGGGCCCCGCCTCCCCGCCGGCCGAcccgccagcccctcccccagccgctcACCCGCAGCTCGCAGTCCTCGTTCACGGCCAAGTTGCTGGGCTTCAGGTCCTGCAGGGCGGGCGCGGCGTGAGCGCAGGCAAAGCCGCCGCCGCAGGAGCCCCACGCGCCCCCCCTCGCGCGCGGCACCTACCCGGTGGATGATCCCCGCCGAGTGGATGTACTGCGAGGGGGAGACGGCGGGGGCGTCAGGTTCTGCCCCCtgcgcccccgcccgccccccgctTCCCCGCCCACCTTCAGCCCGCGCAGCAGCTGGTACACGAGGAACTGAACGTGCTCGTCGCTCAGCGCCTGGCACTTGACGATGTTGTTCAGGTCGGCGCCCATCAGCGTGGTCACCAGGTACCTGGGTAGCGGCACAGATCAGCACAGAGTCCCCACCCCGACCCCGCGCCCTCCCCGCCGCGGCCGCTCACACTTCGCTGAAGTCCTCGAGGGAGGTGGCCGGCGTGAACACGTCCAGCAGCCCGATGACCTGGGTGCAGAGGGCAGTCAGGGCTCGGCGGCCCGCGGGCGCCCCGACCCCCGGCCCGGCCGCCCCCGGCTCACGTTCTCGTGCTTCAGGTGCTTGAGCAGCCGCAGCTCGCGGTACGTCCTCCGCGCGTGGATCAGCGACTGGAAGGGGCGCGACAGCTTCTTCACCGCCACCCTCTGGCGCAGCCGCGTGTCATAGGCCGAGCTGCAAGGCGGCCTGTGAGGCCGAGCCTCCATCGCGCGGTCCCCACAGGCCAGAAGGCCTCCGGCACCAGGAGGCGGTCTGAACACTCCCTCCaagcctctcccctccctcctggggtCCTGCACCTTCCTCCAGAGTCAGCTCACCCTCCACCCTGCCCTCTGACCCCCAGCCTTCCCAGCCCACCTGGCAGCCCAGGGCAGGACCTGGATTTCTCCTGTCTCCTGGCCCCAGTGACTCTTGCCCCCAGCTCAGGGTGGAAATAACAGCCCAGGGAAACAGCCAGCGGCAGACAGCAGGCAGTCCTCCAGCTCCCCCATAGGCCAGGGGGTCTGGGAGGCCCCCTGAGGGGGTTCCAGAGTCACCTCCAAAGCCcccaaatattcaaaatatggagGAAAACCTGACCAAAGGGGTTTATTCCATCATTGTTTTTCACAACGAGAAACTGGACAGTAGGAAATACCCAGCAGAGGGTGGTGCCTGGACCCACAGAACATCTCCCCTCGTGCAACCCCACTCCCCTGAGGTCCAGACCCGCAAGCCCCACACCCAGCTACTCTTCACAGGAGATGCCACACTCACGGGCATCATCCTCAAACACAAGTGGCTGGGTCGTCCAGTGGCCCCGCTGCCCCTCGGGAAGGGATGCCTTCGCCCAGTGTTCCCTCTGGCTGCTGCTCGCCCCTTCCCTCCCACTTGATCTCCCGTCTCCAGGATCCAGCCTCCCTCCAGAGTGAGTGGAGCCTCAGCCCACCTCCCACGCCCACGCGGCCCAGGGAGCAGCTCCTGCAGGACCTGGGGTGCTCGTGGGCCCAGGCGGTGGTGGAGGaaagcccctcccccatccaagCCACTGCTGGGGTGGGAAGTAGGGGAGTGGCTCTTCACTTAACGgggtgtgcgcgcgcgtgtgtgtgtgtgtgtgtgtgcgcgcgcgcgcgcgcttaTGCGCGCGCAGCAGATCCTTTTGTGTCTGCACAGTCAACAAAGGACTGTGGGAATTGGCACCGGGTCACCAGCTTCCTCAGAcatcagaggagggagggagcccaTCACCGGCATGGGGGCCCTGCAGAGCTAAGTGGTGGAGAGAGACCTCCCCTGGGGAGCCTGACTATCCCTACGAGTTCCCAGAAGGCACTTCCAGCAAGGGCTCTGTCAGATCCCCCAGGGACCACTCACACATTGGCCCACACCCTCTTCCTGCCCTTGTGGTCTTAGAGATGAAGATAGAGGCCTGTGGCTGGAATGGCTGGAATGGCCTGAGGTTCCTGATGGCTGGCCAGTGGCAGAGTGAGATCTGAGGCCCAGAGGACCCCAAACCCCTGCtccaggctccagtgctgggcctTGGAAGAGGGTCTGAGAAGTCCCACTCCTAACCTTCTGCAGGATCCTGGAGCAACACCCTGCCCCCAGGGGCCCTGCCTCCCCACACCCATGACCCCGCAGTCACCTGGCACTTCACGGGTTCTGGATTCTGGGGGGGCACCTCTCAACATCCACACCCACAATCAGGCTCACTGTCAACACTGCAACTGCAACCTGGACTGTCCACAAGCCCCTTGCCAcccaaagccccctccagcctCCACCCCACCAGGTCCAGAGGCCTCCCCcgtccccaccctccctcctgtctgggcTCCAGGGCCTAACTGCAGGCTGTGGTGTGAGCTCTCTTGGTTGGGGCAaaaatggggtggggggtagaCGCCCCCTAGGGGGGATGGTAGGCGTCTCTGATCAGGCCTAAGCCCCATTCGGAGTCTGAGATCCCTTGGAAAATGGGGCAGTGGACTGGACCCACGGGGGAGCTTGAGGTCGTTCTCAGGTGAGGGgttttgccccccaccccccaatctggGCTCTTCTTTTCCAAACAGAACTACCCACCCTGGGGCGGGGGTATCTGCCAGAGCCCAGGGCTGCCTGGCCCTTGACCGGGGGCACCCCCGATGCATGCTCAGACATCCAGGGGCCCGGGAGACCTGCCCGCCCTTTCGCCAGCTGTGACGCCGCAGGATTCGGGCCTGGAGGGGGACACTCCGGGTTCGAGGGGCGGG from Balaenoptera ricei isolate mBalRic1 chromosome 10, mBalRic1.hap2, whole genome shotgun sequence carries:
- the MAPK11 gene encoding mitogen-activated protein kinase 11 isoform X4 produces the protein MSGPRAGFYRQELNKTVWEVPQRLQGLRPVGSGAYGSVCSAYDTRLRQRVAVKKLSRPFQSLIHARRTYRELRLLKHLKHENVIGLLDVFTPATSLEDFSEVYLVTTLMGADLNNIVKCQALSDEHVQFLVYQLLRGLKYIHSAGIIHRDLKPSNLAVNEDCELRILDFGLARQADEEMTGYVATRWYRAPEIMLNWMHYNQTVDIWSVGCIMAELLQGKALFPGNDYIDQLKRIMEVVGTPSPEVLAKISSEHARTYIQSLPHMPQKDLRSLFRGANPLAVDLLGRMLVLDSDQRVSAAEALAHAYFSQYHDPEDEPEAEPYDESVEAKERTVEEWKGGPEGCIPQRLGAACFLQKVLQFLLRVV